A single Desulfovibrio piger DNA region contains:
- the dapB gene encoding 4-hydroxy-tetrahydrodipicolinate reductase, producing the protein MSTPIIVMGANGRMGRTICTLVQEDPAFTLAGVVERSEFAAGLDALPCPVSQNVEELLQGLDGKAVVVDFTAPEVSLATARSVARFGAAHVIGTTGFTNEQKQELARLAESCRMFWAPNMSIGVNVLLKVLPELTRALGDKYDIEMVELHHNRKKDSPSGTALRLGECLAEARGWDLDDVRCSARDGIIGERPKAQIGIQAIRGGDVVGVHTIYFMGPGERIEVTHQAHSRETFAQGALRAAAWLCGQQPGRLYGMQDIF; encoded by the coding sequence ATGAGCACGCCGATCATCGTCATGGGTGCCAATGGCCGCATGGGCCGGACCATCTGCACGCTGGTGCAGGAAGACCCCGCCTTCACGCTTGCGGGCGTGGTGGAACGCAGCGAGTTCGCCGCCGGTCTGGACGCGCTGCCGTGCCCGGTGAGCCAGAATGTGGAAGAACTGCTGCAAGGCCTGGACGGCAAAGCTGTCGTCGTGGATTTCACCGCTCCCGAGGTCAGCCTGGCCACGGCCCGCAGTGTGGCTAGGTTCGGTGCGGCCCATGTGATCGGCACCACCGGCTTCACCAATGAGCAAAAGCAGGAGCTGGCCAGGCTGGCCGAAAGCTGCCGCATGTTCTGGGCGCCCAATATGAGCATCGGCGTCAACGTGCTGCTCAAGGTCCTGCCCGAACTGACCCGAGCCCTTGGCGACAAGTACGATATCGAGATGGTTGAGCTGCACCATAACCGCAAAAAGGACTCTCCCAGTGGGACTGCCCTGCGCCTGGGCGAATGCCTGGCCGAAGCCCGCGGCTGGGATCTGGACGACGTCCGCTGTTCCGCCCGAGACGGCATCATCGGCGAGCGTCCCAAGGCACAGATCGGCATCCAGGCCATTCGCGGCGGAGATGTGGTCGGTGTGCACACGATCTATTTCATGGGCCCCGGCGAGCGCATCGAAGTGACCCATCAGGCCCACTCGCGCGAGACCTTTGCCCAGGGGGCCCTGCGGGCCGCTGCCTGGCTGTGCGGGCAGCAGCCGGGACGCCTGTACGGAATGCAAGACATTTTCTAG
- a CDS encoding exonuclease SbcCD subunit D C-terminal domain-containing protein — protein sequence MRVLHTSDWHLGRPLFGQKRYEEFSAFLDWLARTLQEKEVDVLVVPGDIFDSGTPSNRAQRLYYDFLRQVYLSPCRHVVITAGNHDSPSMLGASREILQVLDIHVVGNLPEDPADEVKVLRDAQGKVALIVCAVPFLRDADMRLVEEGESSGDKESKMQEAIRRHYAQVLEEAAALRDRLAPDVPLLCMGHLFTAGGQTVDGDGVRDLYVGSLAHVPASIFPPCIDYLALGHLHVPQRVGGMEHMRYSGSPLPMGFGEASQPKSVCLVDFSGRSARVELLPVPEFQKLERVSGSMSEILSRLAALRDSDSSAWLEVVYTGDDLEGSLRRQVETAVAGSGLRVLKIRNARLPDSQPRLDDTGRNLEELGETEVFSRCLAARKIEGAQADLLMRLYGEILTAMHETDSNAE from the coding sequence ATGCGCGTACTTCATACATCGGACTGGCATCTGGGCCGCCCGCTTTTCGGCCAGAAACGCTACGAGGAATTTTCGGCTTTCCTGGACTGGCTTGCCCGCACATTGCAGGAAAAAGAGGTGGATGTCCTGGTCGTCCCGGGGGATATCTTCGATAGCGGCACGCCCAGCAACAGGGCCCAGCGCCTGTACTATGACTTTTTGCGGCAGGTCTATCTCTCACCCTGCCGTCATGTGGTCATCACTGCCGGCAATCACGATTCGCCGTCCATGCTGGGGGCTTCACGCGAGATATTGCAGGTCCTGGATATCCATGTGGTGGGCAACCTGCCCGAAGATCCCGCGGATGAGGTCAAGGTCCTGCGGGATGCCCAGGGCAAGGTCGCGCTCATCGTCTGTGCCGTTCCCTTCCTGCGTGATGCCGACATGCGCCTGGTGGAGGAAGGGGAGAGCAGCGGCGACAAGGAAAGCAAGATGCAGGAAGCCATCCGCCGGCATTACGCGCAGGTCCTGGAAGAGGCGGCGGCGCTGCGGGACCGTCTGGCGCCTGATGTCCCCCTGCTTTGTATGGGGCATCTGTTCACTGCCGGCGGGCAGACCGTTGACGGCGATGGCGTGCGTGATCTTTATGTGGGCTCGCTGGCGCATGTCCCGGCGTCCATCTTCCCGCCGTGCATCGATTATCTGGCCCTGGGGCACCTGCATGTGCCCCAGCGGGTGGGAGGCATGGAGCATATGCGCTACAGCGGCTCGCCCCTGCCTATGGGCTTTGGCGAAGCCTCGCAGCCCAAAAGCGTCTGCCTGGTCGATTTCAGCGGGCGCTCGGCCCGTGTGGAACTGCTGCCTGTGCCGGAATTCCAGAAGCTGGAGCGGGTGAGCGGTTCCATGAGTGAGATACTCAGCCGTCTGGCAGCGCTCCGGGACAGCGACAGTTCCGCCTGGCTGGAAGTGGTCTATACCGGTGATGACCTTGAGGGCAGCCTGCGCCGGCAGGTGGAGACGGCTGTGGCCGGGAGCGGGCTGCGCGTCCTGAAGATCCGTAATGCGCGCCTGCCGGACAGCCAGCCGAGGCTGGACGATACGGGCAGGAACCTTGAAGAGCTGGGCGAGACAGAAGTTTTTTCGCGCTGCCTTGCAGCCCGGAAGATCGAAGGGGCCCAGGCCGACCTGCTCATGCGCCTGTACGGAGAGATCCTCACCGCCATGCACGAAACAGACAGCAATGCCGAATAG
- a CDS encoding AAA family ATPase, whose product MRIQNIRFQNLNSLTGIWEIDLTRPDFVSAGIFAITGPTGAGKTTILDAICLALYGRTPRLKTLSDSENEIMSRQTGECMAEVVFQIASGRRYRCHWSQRRARKSPEGRLQAARHEIADADSGQIICAQKRDMARVVTEITGLDFDRFTRSMMLAQGGFSAFLDASADSRAPILESITGTEKYSRISMLVHERHRQEKLLLEDMRKELAGKPLLAADEEQALRQQLSRLEEQGRLLKTQAQQMQQAVQWLRGLDTARSQLARIEAEEEKLSLREQAFRPQALRLEQAQRAARLEGSYAALLQLRHQQSLLTEQRQNHATELPRLQEKLQEARHKQEACARQLEEAKAEQARQTPLLHQVRALDIQLESSEKEVRRVLLDVRQQEQALASLQARRDSRRQALDDILRQQAAVKSWLDSHAADAGLMEQLSGIKAGIQRVHDLEQKQRQRDMALRQASQQLEKDNARLAERLRRQEVAATELSQLESRRRNLLAEKEKLLEGRSLLQWQEEYSDIQKKILLLQAIEKSLNDVFLYHTELQRWRQQLQQWQEQHQQNKTLLEQQQALRDALEVSLASLERERMLALRIASLEQHRAALEEGHACPLCGSLEHPYLLQGLPTSDSWQQIEDVRQRFTVTDQQCAALRERLTGLEQSLLVGMENARSLQDKLQKSQEYLAQLAEKAGLPSLLRESLESATNFVREQQKRLAELLRELYQRISTADKLEKTCQMLDDNLPRLQEQKAMLDQAVEQLRHELDMATAEQQRVRQEVEQLRQEGQQGRQALDTMLAAYDLGTADAELLSIVSALKTRRAEWERQTAALSHLAASRQELELAAGQHDQEVRSQQAHLEAQQREAREREEQWKKLHEQRLALFAKKDVQEVEAGLARAVTQGEQRLADQTAVAGRMSDVVTMTESAIREKDALLAGIAGQTEHAGQAFAQGLQQEAFADERSFLQACLPADERGELERLSQELHEARMELSGRSRAAREHLATETARALTTKNQEELEQALAALDQQQAAQQQEQGACLQRLADNERLHQEQRVLVERMEQQERVFEQWSALQELIGSADGKKFRNIVQQMNLELMVAHANGQLVKMTDRYMLEVGSGPLELNIRDNYQAGELRSTKNLSGGESFLVSLALALGLSQMASRTTRIDSLFLDEGFGTLDEDALDTALSTLASLQQRGKLIGIISHVQSLKERVPTQIEVLPIGGGRSRILGPGCRHKSECDN is encoded by the coding sequence ATGCGCATCCAGAACATACGTTTCCAGAATCTCAATTCCCTGACCGGCATCTGGGAGATCGACCTGACCCGGCCAGACTTCGTCTCCGCCGGGATCTTTGCCATCACAGGCCCCACGGGGGCCGGCAAGACGACCATCCTGGACGCCATCTGCCTGGCCCTGTACGGCCGGACGCCGCGGCTCAAGACCCTGAGCGACAGCGAGAACGAGATCATGTCCCGTCAGACCGGCGAGTGTATGGCGGAGGTGGTCTTCCAGATCGCCTCCGGGCGCCGTTACCGCTGCCACTGGAGCCAGCGCCGGGCCCGGAAATCCCCGGAAGGCAGGCTCCAGGCGGCCCGGCACGAGATAGCGGACGCGGACAGCGGCCAGATCATCTGTGCCCAGAAAAGGGATATGGCCAGGGTGGTCACCGAGATAACCGGGCTGGATTTTGACCGCTTCACCCGCTCCATGATGCTGGCCCAGGGAGGTTTCTCGGCCTTTCTGGATGCTTCGGCCGATAGCCGGGCCCCCATACTTGAGAGCATCACCGGCACGGAGAAGTACAGCCGCATCTCCATGCTGGTACATGAACGGCACCGGCAGGAAAAACTCCTGCTGGAGGACATGCGCAAGGAGCTGGCCGGCAAGCCCCTGCTGGCCGCGGACGAGGAGCAGGCCTTGCGGCAGCAGCTGTCCCGGCTGGAAGAGCAGGGCCGGCTGCTCAAGACACAGGCGCAGCAGATGCAGCAGGCCGTGCAGTGGCTGCGGGGGCTTGATACGGCCCGGAGCCAGCTGGCCCGGATAGAAGCGGAGGAGGAAAAACTTTCCCTCAGGGAGCAGGCGTTCCGCCCGCAGGCTCTGCGGCTGGAACAGGCACAGCGGGCTGCCCGCCTGGAAGGCAGTTATGCTGCTTTGCTGCAATTGCGTCATCAGCAAAGCCTGCTGACGGAACAGCGGCAGAACCATGCCACGGAGCTGCCCCGCTTGCAGGAGAAATTGCAGGAAGCCCGGCATAAACAGGAAGCGTGTGCCCGTCAGCTCGAAGAGGCCAAAGCGGAGCAGGCACGCCAGACGCCGTTGCTGCATCAGGTACGGGCCCTCGACATCCAGCTGGAAAGCTCGGAAAAGGAGGTGCGTCGTGTCCTGCTGGATGTTCGCCAGCAGGAACAGGCCCTTGCCTCGTTACAGGCCCGCCGCGACAGTCGGCGGCAGGCGCTCGATGATATCCTCCGGCAGCAGGCCGCCGTGAAAAGCTGGCTGGACAGCCATGCGGCAGACGCCGGGCTGATGGAGCAGTTGAGCGGCATCAAGGCCGGTATCCAGCGGGTGCACGATCTTGAGCAGAAGCAGCGGCAACGGGACATGGCCCTGCGACAGGCCAGCCAGCAGCTGGAGAAGGACAACGCACGGCTGGCTGAACGTCTCCGGCGTCAGGAAGTCGCCGCCACCGAACTCTCTCAGCTGGAAAGCAGACGCCGGAACTTGCTGGCGGAAAAAGAAAAACTTCTGGAGGGACGTTCCCTGCTCCAGTGGCAGGAAGAATATAGCGACATCCAGAAAAAGATCCTGCTGTTACAGGCCATTGAAAAATCTCTGAATGATGTTTTTCTTTACCATACCGAGTTACAGCGCTGGCGGCAGCAATTGCAGCAGTGGCAGGAACAGCATCAGCAAAACAAAACACTTCTGGAACAGCAGCAGGCTTTGCGGGATGCGCTGGAAGTCTCGCTGGCAAGTCTGGAGCGGGAACGCATGCTGGCCCTGCGCATCGCCAGCCTGGAGCAGCATCGGGCTGCGCTCGAGGAAGGACATGCCTGTCCCCTGTGCGGCTCACTGGAGCATCCTTACCTGCTGCAGGGGCTGCCGACTTCCGACAGCTGGCAGCAGATAGAAGATGTCCGTCAGCGCTTCACGGTGACGGATCAGCAGTGTGCCGCCTTGAGGGAGCGATTGACAGGTCTGGAACAAAGCCTGCTCGTCGGCATGGAGAATGCCCGGTCGCTTCAAGACAAGCTGCAGAAATCCCAGGAATATCTGGCACAACTGGCAGAGAAGGCCGGGCTGCCTTCCCTGCTGCGGGAATCCCTGGAAAGTGCCACGAACTTCGTGCGGGAACAGCAGAAAAGGTTGGCCGAACTTCTGCGGGAGCTCTATCAGCGGATATCCACGGCAGACAAGCTTGAAAAGACCTGCCAGATGCTGGATGACAATCTCCCCCGCCTGCAGGAACAAAAGGCGATGCTGGATCAGGCCGTCGAGCAGCTCAGGCATGAGCTGGACATGGCCACTGCCGAGCAGCAGCGGGTACGTCAGGAAGTGGAGCAACTGCGACAGGAAGGACAGCAGGGGAGACAGGCCCTCGACACGATGCTGGCTGCCTATGATCTCGGCACCGCCGATGCTGAACTTTTGTCCATAGTGTCTGCCTTGAAGACCCGCCGTGCGGAATGGGAACGTCAGACGGCGGCCCTTTCACACCTGGCCGCTTCCCGGCAGGAACTTGAGCTGGCGGCAGGGCAGCATGATCAGGAAGTGAGATCGCAGCAGGCACACCTGGAGGCGCAGCAGCGGGAAGCCCGGGAACGGGAAGAGCAATGGAAAAAGCTGCACGAACAGCGTCTGGCCCTGTTTGCCAAAAAAGATGTCCAGGAAGTCGAGGCCGGGCTGGCCCGGGCAGTGACACAAGGTGAGCAGCGACTTGCCGACCAGACCGCCGTGGCCGGCAGGATGTCGGATGTGGTCACCATGACAGAATCCGCCATCAGAGAAAAAGATGCCTTGCTGGCCGGTATCGCCGGCCAGACAGAGCACGCCGGGCAGGCCTTCGCGCAAGGCCTGCAGCAGGAAGCCTTTGCCGACGAACGGAGTTTTTTGCAAGCCTGCCTGCCTGCGGACGAAAGGGGAGAACTGGAGCGGCTTTCACAGGAACTGCACGAAGCCCGCATGGAGCTGTCGGGGCGGAGCAGAGCGGCCAGGGAGCATCTGGCCACCGAGACTGCCAGGGCCCTGACGACAAAGAACCAGGAAGAACTGGAACAGGCACTGGCTGCGCTGGATCAGCAGCAGGCAGCACAGCAACAGGAACAGGGAGCATGCCTGCAACGGCTGGCGGACAATGAGCGTTTGCATCAGGAACAGCGCGTACTGGTAGAGCGCATGGAACAGCAGGAACGCGTGTTCGAGCAATGGTCCGCGTTGCAGGAACTGATAGGGTCCGCTGACGGGAAAAAATTCCGTAACATCGTCCAGCAGATGAACCTTGAGTTGATGGTCGCCCATGCCAATGGGCAGCTGGTCAAAATGACTGACCGCTATATGCTGGAGGTGGGCAGCGGGCCGTTGGAGCTCAATATCCGTGATAACTACCAGGCCGGAGAGCTGCGCAGCACAAAAAACCTCTCTGGAGGCGAAAGCTTTCTTGTCAGCCTGGCCCTGGCCCTGGGGCTCTCCCAGATGGCCAGCCGTACTACCAGGATCGATTCCCTCTTCCTTGATGAAGGTTTCGGTACGCTGGATGAAGATGCGCTGGACACAGCGCTGAGTACCTTGGCCAGCCTGCAGCAGCGGGGGAAACTGATCGGTATCATCTCCCACGTACAGAGTTTGAAGGAACGAGTGCCAACTCAGATAGAGGTGCTTCCCATCGGTGGCGGCAGGAGCCGCATCCTTGGTCCCGGGTGCCGCCATAAAAGCGAATGCGACAATTGA
- a CDS encoding 30S ribosomal protein S1, with translation MTDEKNLSTFEEGSEDFAAMFAAQEAGTVRLQPGQKVTGTIITITGDSVFVDVGIKLDGIMDRKDILDADGNESVAPGDSIEVYVVGTSAGEIRLSRSMSGAGMAALEDARDAGVPVDGRVTGTCKGGYTVSVMGKNAFCPGSQMDSVSVTDAEALVGRTMQFLIIRVENRGRNIVVSRRALLDRERQENLEKVLASLNVGDTVEGRITRLASFGAFMELAPGVEGMIHLSELSWSRVNSADEAVAVGDVVRAKLLSVSKDDKGRTRISLSRKKAEGDPWLQVADRLTAGSVVEGKVVRIAPFGAFVELLPGVEGLVHLSEMSWTKRVNKAEDVVSVGDVISVKIKDINVESRRISLSLRDAEGDPWQDADQRFAAGTVVTGTVESRSQFGLFVSLAPGITGLLPAGVIKNAKNSGEFSKLDKGDSVTLVVQSVDTAARRISLAPEGMEEASAAEDKSWKQHTSSAPKDAGMSIMAQALQKALQNKR, from the coding sequence ATGACTGACGAAAAGAATCTGTCCACCTTCGAAGAAGGCAGCGAAGACTTCGCCGCCATGTTCGCGGCCCAGGAAGCCGGCACTGTGCGCCTGCAGCCTGGCCAGAAAGTGACGGGCACCATCATCACCATCACCGGCGACTCTGTCTTTGTGGATGTGGGCATCAAGCTGGATGGCATCATGGACCGCAAGGACATCCTCGATGCCGACGGCAACGAAAGCGTTGCCCCTGGTGACAGCATCGAAGTCTATGTCGTGGGTACCTCCGCTGGTGAGATCCGTCTGTCCCGCTCCATGAGTGGCGCCGGCATGGCTGCCCTGGAAGACGCCCGCGACGCCGGTGTGCCCGTGGACGGCCGCGTGACCGGTACCTGCAAGGGCGGCTACACTGTCAGTGTGATGGGCAAGAACGCCTTCTGTCCCGGCAGCCAGATGGACAGCGTGAGCGTGACCGACGCCGAAGCCCTGGTGGGCCGTACCATGCAGTTCCTCATCATCCGTGTGGAAAACCGCGGCCGCAACATCGTGGTCTCCCGACGTGCCCTGCTGGATCGTGAGCGTCAGGAAAATCTGGAAAAGGTCCTGGCCTCCCTCAATGTGGGCGATACCGTGGAAGGCCGCATCACCCGTCTGGCCTCCTTTGGTGCCTTCATGGAACTGGCCCCCGGCGTGGAAGGCATGATCCACCTCTCCGAACTGTCCTGGTCCCGCGTGAACAGCGCTGACGAAGCGGTGGCCGTGGGCGATGTGGTGCGCGCCAAGCTTCTGTCCGTCAGCAAGGACGACAAGGGCCGTACCCGTATTTCCCTGTCCCGCAAGAAGGCTGAAGGTGATCCCTGGCTTCAGGTCGCCGACCGTCTGACCGCCGGCAGCGTGGTGGAAGGAAAGGTCGTGCGTATCGCTCCCTTCGGTGCTTTCGTGGAACTGCTGCCTGGCGTGGAAGGGCTGGTGCACCTTTCCGAAATGTCCTGGACCAAGCGCGTGAACAAGGCCGAGGACGTGGTGAGCGTGGGCGACGTGATCTCCGTCAAGATCAAGGATATCAACGTGGAAAGCCGCCGCATCTCCCTGAGCCTGCGTGACGCCGAAGGCGACCCCTGGCAGGATGCCGACCAGCGCTTCGCTGCCGGTACCGTGGTGACGGGTACGGTGGAAAGCCGCAGCCAGTTCGGCCTGTTTGTGAGCCTGGCCCCCGGCATCACCGGCCTGCTGCCCGCCGGCGTGATCAAAAATGCCAAGAACAGCGGTGAATTCTCCAAGCTGGACAAGGGTGACAGCGTGACCCTGGTCGTGCAGTCCGTGGATACGGCTGCCCGTCGCATCAGCCTGGCTCCCGAAGGTATGGAAGAGGCTTCCGCCGCTGAAGACAAGTCCTGGAAACAGCACACCAGTTCCGCTCCCAAGGATGCCGGCATGAGCATCATGGCACAGGCTTTGCAGAAGGCTCTGCAAAACAAACGCTAA
- a CDS encoding DegQ family serine endoprotease: MRIKHFLPAVLALVLFTAAQFAQAASLPEFSELAAKCGPAVVNISAERTSPAAAGPEEFFGEMFRGMPPGADRFFEFFGGPNARGKRPPQKQMSRGSGFIISPDGYIVTNYHVVADGDSIQVTLDESNGKTAPLTATVVGTDEDTDLALLKVDAKKDLPFLKFGDSDALLVGEWLLAIGNPFALDHTVTAGILSAKNRNIHAGPFDNFLQTDASINPGNSGGPLLNMKGEVIGINTAIIASGQGIGFAIPSNMAAGIVEQIKSGKKVSRGWIGVTIQDVDENTAKALGMEHPAGALVASVLDGEPAAKAGIEAGDVITKVNGKGVEDASALLRAIAAHKPGTAVTLAVWRNGKAVELNVTLGDRQAGVNGGKPSEAGQKQQNQGQLGLTVRPLKDEERRELKLDGKGGLLVLDVDSSKPAAEAGVRPGDVIIKANRQTVSSPEDLSKIVTGEGSKRGAVMLQINRRGENIFRAVPVTGGK; the protein is encoded by the coding sequence ATGAGGATTAAACACTTTCTCCCTGCCGTGCTGGCTCTGGTCCTGTTCACGGCAGCGCAATTCGCCCAGGCGGCCAGTCTTCCCGAGTTCAGTGAGCTGGCTGCCAAATGCGGCCCGGCTGTCGTCAACATCAGTGCGGAGCGTACCTCTCCGGCTGCGGCCGGCCCTGAGGAATTCTTCGGCGAGATGTTCCGCGGCATGCCGCCGGGAGCGGACCGCTTCTTTGAATTTTTCGGCGGCCCCAATGCGCGCGGAAAGCGTCCTCCGCAAAAACAGATGTCGCGTGGTTCCGGTTTCATCATCTCGCCTGACGGTTATATCGTGACCAACTACCATGTGGTGGCCGATGGTGACAGCATCCAGGTGACCCTGGACGAAAGCAACGGCAAAACTGCCCCGCTGACGGCCACGGTCGTGGGGACGGACGAAGATACGGACCTTGCCCTGCTCAAGGTCGATGCCAAAAAGGACCTGCCCTTCCTCAAGTTCGGCGATTCCGATGCCCTGCTGGTGGGGGAATGGCTGCTGGCCATCGGCAATCCTTTCGCTCTGGACCATACGGTCACGGCCGGTATCCTTTCGGCCAAGAACCGCAACATCCATGCCGGTCCGTTTGACAACTTCCTGCAGACGGACGCCTCCATCAATCCCGGCAACAGCGGTGGTCCGCTGCTGAACATGAAGGGCGAGGTCATCGGCATCAATACGGCCATCATCGCCAGCGGGCAGGGGATCGGCTTTGCCATCCCCAGCAACATGGCGGCCGGTATCGTGGAACAGATCAAGAGCGGCAAAAAGGTCAGCCGCGGCTGGATCGGCGTGACCATCCAGGATGTGGATGAAAACACGGCCAAGGCTCTCGGCATGGAACATCCCGCCGGTGCCCTGGTGGCCAGCGTCCTGGACGGTGAGCCGGCGGCCAAGGCCGGCATCGAAGCCGGTGACGTCATCACCAAGGTCAACGGCAAGGGCGTGGAAGATGCCTCCGCCCTGTTGCGGGCCATCGCGGCCCACAAACCTGGTACGGCAGTGACCCTGGCCGTGTGGCGCAACGGCAAAGCTGTTGAGCTGAACGTGACCCTGGGGGATCGTCAGGCAGGCGTCAACGGCGGCAAGCCTTCCGAGGCCGGCCAGAAGCAGCAGAACCAGGGCCAGCTTGGCCTGACCGTGCGTCCCCTCAAGGATGAGGAGCGCCGCGAGCTGAAGCTGGACGGCAAGGGCGGCCTGCTGGTTCTGGATGTGGATTCCAGCAAGCCTGCTGCCGAAGCCGGTGTCCGGCCCGGTGACGTCATCATCAAGGCCAACCGTCAGACGGTATCTTCTCCCGAAGACCTGTCAAAGATAGTGACGGGCGAGGGCAGCAAGCGGGGTGCCGTCATGCTGCAGATCAACCGCCGGGGCGAGAATATCTTCCGCGCGGTTCCTGTAACCGGTGGCAAATAG
- the pgm gene encoding phosphoglucomutase (alpha-D-glucose-1,6-bisphosphate-dependent): MAVHPHAGKLPAPETLENIPALVSAYYTESPDPHQAAQRVSFGTSGHRGSSLKQTFNERHIHAITQAVCDYRKQHGITGPLFMGGDTHALSEPAFRSALEVLTANDVQVRISHDGSATATPAVSHAILCWNSEYGSQALADGIIITPSHNPPADGGFKYNPPHGGPAETAVTAWIENRANGYLDHLNCDVHRLPYSSARRSSLVHGYDFTARYVEDLPRILDMDSIAASGIALGVDPLGGASLSLWEPIAERYKLRLTVVNKVIDPTFRFVPCDKDGKIRMDCSSPYVMSGLLGMRDRFDLAFACDPDSDRHGIVAKSGLMNPNHYLASVAWHLFRSRFQWRADAGIGKTLVTSAMLDRVGRELGRKVIEVPVGFKWFVPYLTDGSCGMGCEESAGASFLCFDGSPWSTDKDGPLLCLLAAEMAAREERGPDEIYHSLTEQFGAPLYQRQDAPADDHVRACLKALKAEDIQMQTVAGSPVTGILTTAPGNGAAIGGVKVCSQDGWFAIRPSGTEAICKVYAESFLGEQHLHALQEEAQALLQRLLA; encoded by the coding sequence ATGGCAGTACATCCCCATGCCGGCAAGCTGCCGGCGCCCGAGACACTGGAAAATATTCCCGCGCTCGTCAGTGCCTACTACACGGAATCCCCCGATCCACACCAGGCTGCGCAACGTGTGTCCTTTGGTACATCCGGGCACCGTGGCTCCTCGCTGAAACAGACCTTCAACGAACGCCACATCCATGCCATCACCCAGGCCGTCTGCGATTACCGCAAACAGCACGGCATCACCGGCCCTCTGTTCATGGGCGGGGATACGCACGCCCTGTCGGAACCGGCCTTTCGCAGCGCTCTTGAAGTCCTGACAGCCAATGATGTCCAGGTGCGCATCTCCCACGACGGCTCCGCCACGGCGACCCCCGCGGTCTCCCATGCCATCCTGTGCTGGAACAGCGAATACGGCAGCCAGGCCCTGGCTGATGGTATCATCATCACGCCCTCCCATAATCCCCCGGCTGACGGTGGTTTCAAATATAATCCGCCGCATGGCGGACCCGCCGAAACGGCGGTGACCGCCTGGATCGAAAACCGGGCCAACGGCTATCTCGACCATCTCAATTGTGACGTCCACCGCCTGCCATACAGCAGTGCCCGACGTTCTTCTCTGGTGCACGGTTATGATTTTACGGCCCGCTATGTGGAAGATCTGCCGCGCATCCTGGATATGGACAGCATCGCTGCTTCCGGCATCGCCCTGGGGGTCGATCCTCTGGGGGGTGCCAGCCTCTCGCTGTGGGAACCCATAGCCGAGCGCTACAAGCTGCGCCTGACCGTGGTCAACAAGGTCATTGATCCCACGTTCCGTTTTGTCCCCTGTGACAAGGACGGCAAGATCAGGATGGACTGTTCCTCTCCCTATGTCATGAGCGGCCTGCTTGGGATGCGCGACCGCTTCGATCTGGCTTTTGCCTGTGACCCGGACTCGGACCGCCACGGCATCGTGGCCAAAAGCGGTCTGATGAATCCCAATCACTATCTGGCCTCCGTGGCCTGGCATCTTTTCCGCAGCCGCTTCCAGTGGCGGGCCGATGCCGGTATCGGCAAGACCCTGGTGACCAGCGCCATGCTGGACAGGGTAGGCCGGGAGCTGGGACGCAAGGTCATCGAAGTCCCGGTCGGCTTCAAATGGTTCGTGCCCTATCTGACGGACGGCAGTTGCGGTATGGGCTGTGAGGAAAGTGCGGGGGCTTCCTTCCTCTGCTTCGACGGCAGCCCCTGGAGTACGGACAAGGACGGACCCTTGCTCTGCCTGCTGGCAGCGGAAATGGCCGCCCGGGAAGAGCGGGGGCCGGACGAGATCTATCACAGTCTGACGGAACAGTTTGGCGCGCCTCTGTATCAGCGCCAGGATGCCCCGGCTGATGACCACGTGCGTGCCTGCCTTAAAGCCCTGAAGGCGGAGGATATCCAGATGCAGACAGTGGCGGGATCCCCGGTTACCGGAATCCTGACGACGGCACCGGGGAATGGGGCCGCCATCGGCGGTGTCAAGGTCTGTAGCCAGGATGGCTGGTTTGCCATCCGGCCTTCCGGGACCGAAGCTATCTGCAAGGTCTATGCAGAAAGTTTTCTTGGTGAGCAGCACTTGCATGCCCTGCAAGAGGAGGCCCAGGCCTTGTTGCAGCGTCTGCTGGCGTGA